One genomic segment of Flagellimonas marinaquae includes these proteins:
- the rpmF gene encoding 50S ribosomal protein L32 codes for MAHPKRKISKTRRDKRRTHYKAVAPTIAKDSTTGEMHLFHRAHWHEGKLYYRGQVLIDKTEEETAA; via the coding sequence ATGGCACATCCTAAGAGAAAAATATCGAAAACCAGAAGGGATAAAAGAAGAACCCACTACAAAGCAGTTGCGCCAACAATTGCCAAAGACTCAACAACAGGTGAAATGCACTTGTTCCACAGAGCTCACTGGCACGAAGGTAAATTGTACTACCGAGGCCAAGTGTTAATAGACAAAACTGAAGAGGAAACTGCGGCCTAA
- a CDS encoding beta-ketoacyl-ACP synthase III, with protein MKKTTAAITAVGGYLPDFVLSNKVLETMVDTNDEWITTRTGIKERRILKEENAGTSFMAIKAAEDLLKKRGVDASEIDMVLVATATPDMPVAATAAFVASEIGATNAFAYDLQAACSSFLYGMSTAASYIESGRYKKVLLIGADKMSSIIDYTDRTTCIIFGDGAGAVLFEPNDEGLGLQDEYLRSDGIGRQFLKIDAGGSIMPASEETVKNKQHYVFQDGKSVFKFAVSNMADVSALIMERNNLSKDDVQWLAPHQANKRIIDATANRMGLEPEKVLINIERYGNTTSATLPLLLYDFEKQLKKGDNIIFAAFGGGFTWGSIYLKWAYNS; from the coding sequence ATGAAGAAAACAACGGCAGCGATAACAGCTGTAGGAGGATACCTTCCAGATTTTGTTCTTTCCAATAAAGTATTGGAAACCATGGTGGATACCAACGACGAGTGGATCACCACCAGAACGGGAATAAAGGAAAGACGAATCCTAAAAGAAGAGAACGCGGGCACATCTTTTATGGCTATAAAGGCCGCAGAAGATTTGCTTAAAAAACGAGGTGTCGATGCTTCCGAAATAGATATGGTCCTGGTTGCCACAGCAACTCCGGATATGCCAGTAGCAGCTACTGCCGCTTTTGTAGCTTCGGAAATCGGTGCGACAAACGCATTCGCTTATGATCTGCAAGCTGCCTGTTCCAGTTTTTTATATGGCATGTCCACCGCGGCCAGTTATATAGAGTCTGGCAGGTATAAAAAAGTATTGCTGATCGGGGCCGATAAAATGTCGTCCATAATAGACTATACCGATAGAACCACCTGTATAATTTTTGGTGATGGTGCCGGAGCGGTTCTCTTTGAACCGAACGATGAAGGTTTGGGACTACAGGACGAATATTTGCGATCCGATGGCATAGGGCGTCAGTTTTTAAAGATAGATGCAGGAGGTTCCATTATGCCCGCTTCGGAAGAAACCGTTAAAAACAAACAGCATTACGTTTTTCAGGATGGCAAATCCGTTTTTAAGTTTGCCGTTTCCAATATGGCCGATGTTTCCGCATTGATCATGGAGCGTAACAACCTGAGCAAGGATGATGTACAATGGTTGGCACCTCACCAGGCCAATAAACGGATTATCGACGCCACGGCCAACCGAATGGGCCTGGAGCCTGAAAAGGTTCTCATAAACATAGAACGTTACGGAAATACAACATCCGCTACATTACCTTTGTTGCTTTACGATTTCGAAAAGCAATTAAAAAAGGGAGACAATATTATTTTCGCCGCTTTTGGTGGAGGTTTTACATGGGGTTCCATTTATCTTAAATGGGCCTATAACTCTTAA
- the accB gene encoding acetyl-CoA carboxylase biotin carboxyl carrier protein: MDIKEIQSLIKFVAKSGASEVKLEMEDIKITIRTGSNDSSTPETTIVQQIPVAQAPTAAAPVATQAAPQEAAAPSPSAPGKADDDSKYITIKSPIIGTFYRKPSPDKPPFVEVGSTINQGDVLCVIEAMKLFNDIESEVSGKIVKILVDDSSPVEFDQPLFLVDPS; this comes from the coding sequence ATGGACATTAAGGAAATTCAAAGTTTGATCAAGTTTGTGGCCAAATCGGGTGCCAGCGAGGTAAAGTTGGAAATGGAGGACATTAAGATCACCATTCGAACAGGAAGCAACGACTCCAGTACACCAGAAACCACAATCGTACAACAGATTCCCGTAGCCCAAGCGCCTACAGCAGCTGCGCCAGTCGCAACACAGGCCGCACCGCAGGAAGCAGCGGCACCATCACCATCAGCTCCAGGTAAAGCCGATGATGACTCAAAATACATTACCATTAAATCCCCCATCATAGGAACATTCTACAGGAAGCCATCTCCGGACAAACCACCGTTCGTTGAAGTTGGCAGCACTATAAACCAAGGCGATGTTCTTTGTGTGATAGAGGCGATGAAACTTTTTAACGATATCGAATCAGAAGTTTCCGGTAAGATAGTTAAGATATTGGTTGACGATTCCTCTCCTGTTGAGTTTGACCAACCATTGTTCTTGGTAGACCCATCGTAG
- the accC gene encoding acetyl-CoA carboxylase biotin carboxylase subunit — MFKKVLIANRGEIALRIIRTCKEMGIKTVAVYSKADEESLHVRFADEAVCIGPAPSSESYLKIPNIIAAAEITNADAIHPGYGFLSENSKFSKICAEHDIKFIGASGEQIDKMGDKATAKETMKKAGVPTVPGSEGLLKDVDHAKKEAKKMGYPVMIKATAGGGGKGMRAIWSEDEMEKNFNSAVTEATAAFGNGGMYMEKLIEEPRHIEIQVVGDQYGKACHLSERDCSVQRRHQKLTEETPSPFMTDKLREDMGKAAVKAAEFIKYEGAGTIEFLVDKHRNFYFMEMNTRIQVEHPITEQVVDYDLIREQILVAGGVPISGKNYYPKLHSIECRINAEDPYNDFRPSPGKITTLHTPGGHGVRLDTHVYSGYMIPPNYDSMIAKLITTAQTREEAINKMRRALDEFVIEGIKTTIPFHRQLMDHPDYLAGNYTTKFMEDFKMDPKYKQEH, encoded by the coding sequence ATGTTTAAAAAAGTATTGATTGCGAATAGGGGTGAAATTGCCTTGAGGATCATTAGAACCTGCAAGGAAATGGGTATTAAAACAGTTGCCGTTTACTCCAAGGCCGATGAAGAGAGTCTTCATGTGCGCTTTGCAGACGAAGCTGTTTGTATTGGCCCAGCACCCAGTAGCGAATCTTACCTCAAGATTCCAAATATTATAGCGGCCGCGGAAATAACCAACGCCGATGCCATACATCCAGGATACGGTTTTCTATCCGAAAACTCTAAATTCTCCAAGATCTGTGCAGAGCACGATATTAAGTTTATCGGTGCCTCTGGCGAGCAAATAGACAAAATGGGAGATAAGGCGACCGCTAAAGAAACCATGAAAAAAGCCGGTGTTCCCACCGTGCCAGGTTCCGAAGGCTTGCTCAAAGATGTAGATCATGCCAAAAAGGAGGCCAAGAAAATGGGGTATCCTGTGATGATCAAAGCTACAGCCGGTGGTGGTGGTAAAGGTATGCGCGCCATTTGGTCCGAAGACGAGATGGAGAAAAACTTTAACAGCGCCGTTACAGAAGCAACTGCTGCCTTTGGCAACGGTGGCATGTATATGGAAAAGTTGATAGAGGAGCCTCGCCATATCGAAATTCAAGTAGTGGGGGATCAGTATGGAAAAGCCTGCCATTTATCGGAAAGGGACTGTTCCGTACAACGTAGGCATCAAAAACTTACCGAAGAGACCCCTTCTCCGTTTATGACGGACAAGCTGCGAGAAGATATGGGAAAGGCCGCTGTAAAGGCCGCGGAGTTTATTAAATACGAAGGAGCAGGCACCATAGAGTTTTTAGTGGACAAGCACCGAAACTTCTACTTTATGGAAATGAACACCCGTATTCAGGTAGAACATCCTATAACCGAACAAGTCGTGGACTACGATTTGATCCGCGAGCAAATATTGGTCGCTGGCGGTGTACCTATCTCGGGCAAAAACTACTATCCCAAGTTACACTCCATAGAGTGCCGGATCAATGCCGAAGACCCTTATAACGACTTTAGACCATCTCCGGGAAAAATCACTACCCTGCACACGCCAGGTGGTCACGGAGTTCGTCTGGATACCCACGTGTACAGTGGTTATATGATTCCTCCGAATTATGATTCCATGATCGCCAAGTTGATTACCACTGCCCAAACTCGAGAGGAGGCCATCAACAAAATGAGAAGGGCCTTGGACGAATTTGTAATCGAAGGGATAAAAACTACGATTCCATTCCATCGTCAGTTGATGGACCATCCAGATTATTTGGCCGGTAATTATACCACCAAGTTTATGGAAGATTTTAAAATGGATCCAAAATATAAACAAGAACATTAA
- a CDS encoding NAD(P)/FAD-dependent oxidoreductase — translation MDLSYWEYKSWFSNVDFTVVGSGIVGINCAVRLKEKYPKSSILILEKGILPQGASTKNAGFACFGSASEILSDLQHHTEQEVVELVQKRNKGIQRLRKLLGDTAIDFQLHGSHELFPLGKTQLFDKCLESIPYLNGLMEPIFGKGPFVTNDNSFNFGKIQNKYITHTEEGQLDTGKMMRSLIQKCLSMEIPIINGVLVEEVVDLQNRAIIKTPGFEFTTKKVFVATNGFASKLLKSDTVLPARAQVLVTEPIKDLPIKGTFHFDEGYYYFRNIENRILFGGGRNLDFDAEETVEFGQTDLIQNQLEVLLKTMILPNQPVKIDRRWSGIMGVGKQKTPIIKPVSNSVYCGVRLGGMGVALGSLVGEELADLAD, via the coding sequence ATGGATTTAAGTTATTGGGAATATAAAAGCTGGTTTTCCAACGTTGATTTTACTGTAGTTGGCAGTGGGATCGTTGGAATTAATTGCGCTGTCCGTTTAAAGGAAAAATATCCCAAAAGCTCTATCTTGATTTTAGAAAAAGGAATTCTTCCACAGGGTGCCAGCACTAAAAATGCGGGGTTTGCCTGCTTCGGGAGTGCTTCAGAAATATTATCGGACCTGCAGCATCATACGGAGCAGGAAGTAGTGGAATTGGTCCAAAAGCGAAACAAAGGAATTCAAAGACTACGTAAACTACTTGGCGATACGGCCATAGATTTTCAATTGCACGGCAGTCACGAGCTTTTTCCTTTAGGAAAAACGCAGTTGTTCGATAAATGTTTGGAGTCCATCCCATACCTCAACGGTCTCATGGAACCCATATTTGGGAAAGGTCCGTTTGTGACCAACGACAATAGCTTCAATTTTGGGAAAATCCAGAATAAATACATCACCCATACAGAGGAAGGACAATTGGATACCGGAAAAATGATGCGCTCCTTGATCCAAAAATGCTTGTCCATGGAAATACCGATCATAAATGGGGTTTTGGTTGAAGAGGTGGTCGATTTGCAAAACAGAGCTATCATAAAAACGCCCGGTTTCGAATTTACAACCAAGAAAGTATTTGTTGCTACCAATGGATTTGCTTCCAAATTGCTCAAATCTGATACCGTTCTGCCTGCCAGGGCACAGGTGTTGGTCACAGAGCCTATTAAAGACCTACCTATAAAAGGTACCTTTCATTTTGATGAAGGTTACTATTATTTCAGGAACATAGAGAATAGGATCTTGTTCGGGGGCGGAAGAAATCTTGATTTTGATGCGGAAGAGACCGTTGAATTTGGACAAACGGACCTTATCCAAAATCAATTGGAAGTTTTGCTTAAAACCATGATCTTGCCCAATCAACCCGTAAAAATTGACCGTAGGTGGAGCGGAATAATGGGGGTGGGTAAACAAAAAACACCTATTATCAAGCCCGTTTCCAATTCCGTTTACTGCGGTGTACGTTTGGGTGGAATGGGCGTAGCCCTAGGGAGTCTAGTAGGAGAAGAATTGGCCGATCTGGCCGATTAA
- a CDS encoding ABC transporter ATP-binding protein — protein MLLQLNNIFKWVHSGGQRFFLLKDINLEVQEGEFISVMGPSGSGKSTLLNVIGMLDTFDEGEYNFMDESVHSLKEKHRSNLYKQYIGFVFQSYHLLDDLTVKENLEMPLIYKKIKGSERKAMVADMLDRFNIVGKKDLFPAQLSGGQQQLVGVARALISNPKLILADEPTGNLNSTQGEEIMELFKQLNDDGVTIIQVTHSEKNAEYGSRIINLLDGRMV, from the coding sequence ATGCTACTACAACTTAACAACATATTTAAATGGGTCCATTCAGGGGGTCAACGCTTTTTTTTGCTCAAGGACATAAACCTCGAAGTACAGGAAGGAGAGTTTATTTCGGTAATGGGACCATCGGGCTCCGGTAAATCCACATTGCTAAACGTTATCGGGATGCTCGATACCTTTGACGAGGGCGAGTATAATTTTATGGACGAATCTGTACATTCATTAAAAGAAAAACACAGATCAAACCTGTACAAACAATATATCGGTTTTGTGTTCCAGTCCTATCATTTACTGGATGACCTCACCGTAAAGGAAAACCTGGAAATGCCGCTTATCTATAAAAAGATAAAAGGCTCCGAACGCAAGGCAATGGTTGCCGATATGTTGGACCGTTTTAATATTGTTGGAAAAAAAGATCTTTTTCCCGCACAATTGAGTGGAGGACAACAACAGCTGGTCGGAGTGGCCAGAGCGCTTATATCCAACCCTAAATTGATCTTGGCAGATGAGCCTACGGGCAACCTAAACTCAACCCAAGGAGAAGAAATCATGGAGCTTTTTAAACAATTGAATGATGACGGGGTAACCATAATTCAAGTGACACACTCTGAGAAAAATGCGGAATACGGTTCCAGGATCATTAATTTGTTGGACGGAAGAATGGTTTAA
- a CDS encoding serine hydrolase domain-containing protein: protein MRYSVLQAIGLILLFVVTTFGQTPVTKNELELKIDNYLSQSENNGYSGSVLVAKKGKVIFSKGYGWADKKLKIKNTPSTVFNIGSVTKQFTAAAILKLMEDGKLDVSDKIEKFFPQSPIDKKNITVHQLLVQTSGISPSTGGFRYDPAKKEAFLKEFFTSKLMYAPGTKHTYANANYIMLAAIIEKVSQMDYESFLRINFWEPLQMNHTGYKGIGFNSERIAHGYYYHYTTGQWKDWGITQQYLPANNDHWYSIGKGDIYSTVEDLYTWHLALEKNTVLSAESKKMMEYPYVSENESNSSFYGYGWAIFNTQNNSKIVAHNGSNGIYFADFLRFVEDDMVIIALSSSILNPQSENVAWEIASMATDKDYDPDPIPKNSYELVFDFIRTNTPNKLSELPGFIEKRTGAPIKEKALLNRIGFKQVSEDLDINWGIALLKLNTELFPEDGNLWDTLGEGYFLINDTVNSLKSYKKALELKPESNCYWCDNATKRIEQLNKK from the coding sequence ATGAGATACTCTGTATTGCAAGCCATAGGTCTGATATTACTGTTTGTAGTGACTACTTTTGGCCAAACTCCCGTTACTAAAAACGAACTTGAGCTTAAAATTGATAACTATTTGAGCCAAAGTGAAAACAATGGATATTCGGGAAGTGTACTTGTGGCCAAAAAAGGAAAGGTTATTTTTTCAAAAGGGTATGGTTGGGCCGATAAAAAATTGAAAATTAAGAACACCCCATCTACAGTATTCAATATTGGTTCTGTGACAAAGCAATTTACCGCAGCGGCAATATTAAAGCTAATGGAAGATGGCAAGTTGGATGTTTCGGATAAAATTGAAAAGTTCTTCCCTCAATCACCCATCGATAAGAAGAATATTACCGTTCATCAATTACTTGTACAGACATCTGGTATATCACCAAGTACAGGAGGTTTTAGATACGACCCAGCTAAAAAAGAAGCCTTTTTAAAGGAGTTTTTTACATCCAAGCTAATGTATGCCCCCGGAACCAAGCACACCTATGCCAATGCCAATTACATAATGTTGGCCGCTATTATTGAGAAAGTCTCCCAAATGGATTATGAATCATTTTTAAGAATCAACTTTTGGGAACCTTTACAAATGAACCATACCGGGTACAAAGGAATTGGGTTTAATAGCGAGCGAATTGCTCACGGGTATTATTACCATTACACCACAGGGCAATGGAAAGATTGGGGGATAACACAACAGTATTTGCCCGCGAACAATGATCATTGGTACAGTATCGGAAAAGGCGATATATACTCTACGGTAGAAGATTTATATACTTGGCACCTGGCATTGGAAAAAAACACAGTACTTTCTGCCGAATCCAAAAAAATGATGGAGTACCCATATGTGTCCGAGAATGAATCAAACAGTTCCTTTTATGGGTATGGTTGGGCGATATTCAATACACAGAACAACTCAAAAATTGTTGCACACAACGGCAGCAATGGCATTTACTTTGCGGACTTCCTCAGATTTGTTGAGGACGATATGGTAATTATTGCATTGTCGAGCAGTATTTTAAATCCACAATCGGAGAATGTTGCGTGGGAAATTGCATCAATGGCGACGGATAAAGATTATGATCCCGATCCTATACCAAAAAACTCATATGAATTGGTTTTTGATTTTATAAGGACAAATACACCTAATAAATTGAGCGAATTGCCAGGGTTTATAGAAAAGCGAACAGGAGCGCCAATAAAGGAAAAGGCATTGTTGAACCGTATTGGATTTAAGCAGGTTTCGGAAGATTTGGACATAAATTGGGGCATAGCACTTTTAAAATTGAATACCGAGCTTTTCCCCGAAGACGGAAACCTATGGGATACCTTGGGAGAAGGCTATTTTTTGATAAACGACACGGTTAACTCATTAAAAAGCTATAAAAAAGCCTTGGAACTTAAGCCCGAATCTAATTGCTACTGGTGCGATAATGCAACTAAAAGGATAGAACAACTAAATAAGAAATAA
- a CDS encoding ABC transporter permease encodes MFKNYLKIAWRNLIKNRIFTLSNMIGLTSAFAVAILLVMTALFELSYDQFHKNKDVAYQLYLSHQTPRGVEASVSNPVPLAPALKEEVAGIKYIARTVSEDVLVTYNTKELSLDAEYVDPEFFKIFTYPTLWDDTRNPLPEKNSVGITVKTAKKIFGTVDNVVGKTISIKIGREEKPFTIASILKDTPANSSIDFGIVIPFENHPEFLSNIDRWDSQFHPIYLQLENGVDPIQFEQSTEAFTSLHYQESIESDIRDGAQPNAEGHYKQFHLTPITDLHFVSYNTGVAEANRTFPIIILCIAMVIIFIVSANFINMSIALSEKRLKEVGMRKTLGAIQKQLFFQFWMESLFVFALSIVLGLMVSQMLLNPFKTLFNTKATFADVAQPEVILIFGLVIFCITLIAGGYPALLMSKLGALKALKGKLDLGKNRLRNGLIVVQFAIAIILISGTLVLNGQLDFMRNKDLGYNKEQVISIPLNGKKQSYNVVQLLREELTGNPDILSVTGADNNLGLGRDGSLSSSMMGFDYQGRGVVTNTITVDYDYAETLDLEIITGRMFNREHQTDSLSLVINETMAKQLGAEDPLAVTIPMDEDVVYSVIGVIKDYNFQDVGKKIEPLTLFMDKNWDLYYAYVKVSPNNVANSFEAIKTAWKKIEPQAEFLGSFLDENVDRTFRREKTMATIITSGSILGILLSCIGLFAISMLVVAQRTKEIGVRKVVGASVSSVALLLTKDFLKLVGLAFIIATPIAWYFLHEWLQNYASHVYLSPLFFVGAGLVASFIALVTVGSRTVKAASINPVKSLRTE; translated from the coding sequence ATGTTCAAGAACTATTTAAAAATCGCTTGGAGAAATCTTATCAAGAACAGAATATTTACCTTATCCAATATGATAGGATTGACCTCCGCATTTGCTGTGGCCATTCTCTTGGTAATGACGGCACTTTTTGAACTTTCCTACGACCAGTTCCATAAAAATAAAGATGTGGCGTATCAACTTTACTTATCCCACCAAACCCCAAGGGGAGTAGAGGCAAGTGTGTCCAACCCTGTTCCTTTGGCACCAGCCCTTAAAGAGGAGGTTGCTGGCATAAAATATATCGCAAGAACTGTGAGCGAGGATGTTTTGGTCACCTACAATACCAAGGAGCTGAGTTTGGATGCCGAGTATGTTGATCCGGAATTTTTTAAAATTTTTACCTATCCAACCTTGTGGGATGATACAAGAAATCCTTTGCCAGAGAAGAATTCTGTTGGAATTACCGTTAAGACCGCAAAAAAAATATTCGGCACCGTGGATAATGTGGTCGGAAAAACGATTTCCATAAAAATCGGACGAGAAGAAAAGCCATTTACGATTGCTTCCATTTTAAAGGATACCCCGGCCAATAGCAGCATCGATTTTGGGATAGTGATTCCATTTGAGAACCATCCGGAATTTCTTTCCAACATTGATCGCTGGGATTCCCAGTTCCACCCAATTTATCTTCAATTGGAAAATGGAGTGGATCCAATACAGTTTGAGCAGAGTACAGAGGCCTTTACCTCGCTCCATTACCAAGAAAGCATAGAAAGCGATATTAGGGATGGAGCACAACCCAATGCGGAAGGCCATTACAAGCAATTCCATTTGACACCTATAACCGATCTACACTTTGTATCTTATAATACCGGAGTGGCGGAGGCGAACCGTACATTTCCAATTATAATTTTGTGCATTGCCATGGTAATTATTTTTATAGTTAGCGCAAACTTTATAAACATGAGCATTGCCCTTAGCGAGAAACGCTTAAAGGAAGTTGGCATGCGTAAAACCTTGGGCGCTATACAAAAGCAATTGTTCTTTCAGTTTTGGATGGAGAGTCTATTTGTTTTTGCATTGTCCATCGTACTGGGATTAATGGTCAGCCAAATGCTATTGAACCCATTTAAGACACTTTTTAATACCAAGGCCACTTTCGCCGATGTTGCCCAACCAGAAGTAATCCTAATTTTTGGACTGGTTATTTTTTGTATCACCTTGATAGCAGGAGGATATCCGGCATTGTTGATGAGTAAATTGGGTGCTCTGAAAGCCTTAAAAGGCAAATTAGACCTTGGTAAAAATAGATTGCGTAATGGACTCATTGTAGTGCAGTTTGCCATAGCCATTATTTTGATCAGCGGAACTTTGGTTTTGAACGGTCAATTGGATTTTATGAGGAACAAGGATTTGGGTTACAACAAAGAACAAGTGATCTCTATACCCTTAAATGGCAAAAAACAGAGTTACAATGTGGTACAACTGTTACGGGAAGAACTTACGGGAAACCCGGATATTTTAAGCGTGACCGGCGCGGACAACAACCTTGGTTTGGGTCGGGACGGAAGCCTTTCCAGCAGTATGATGGGTTTTGATTACCAAGGGCGTGGCGTGGTCACAAATACCATTACTGTTGATTACGACTATGCAGAGACCTTAGACCTGGAAATAATAACGGGCCGAATGTTCAACAGGGAACACCAGACCGATAGTCTTAGTTTGGTCATAAACGAGACCATGGCAAAACAATTGGGAGCAGAGGACCCATTAGCGGTCACTATACCCATGGACGAAGACGTGGTGTACTCTGTAATAGGGGTGATAAAAGATTACAATTTTCAGGATGTGGGTAAAAAAATAGAGCCGCTCACACTTTTTATGGATAAAAATTGGGACCTGTACTATGCCTATGTGAAGGTATCACCAAATAATGTGGCAAATTCCTTTGAAGCCATTAAAACTGCTTGGAAAAAAATAGAGCCCCAAGCAGAGTTTTTGGGGTCTTTTTTGGATGAAAACGTAGATCGGACTTTCCGCCGGGAAAAAACAATGGCGACAATAATTACCAGTGGGAGTATACTTGGCATTTTATTGAGCTGTATAGGCCTTTTTGCCATCTCCATGTTAGTGGTGGCACAAAGAACCAAGGAGATAGGTGTACGAAAAGTGGTTGGGGCCAGTGTTTCCTCCGTAGCACTTTTGCTTACCAAGGATTTTTTAAAACTTGTTGGTCTGGCCTTTATAATTGCCACACCGATTGCATGGTATTTTTTGCATGAATGGTTACAGAACTATGCTTCGCACGTGTATCTAAGTCCGTTGTTTTTTGTAGGTGCCGGCCTTGTAGCCTCTTTTATAGCATTGGTTACCGTTGGGTCACGAACCGTAAAAGCAGCTTCGATCAATCCCGTGAAAAGTTTACGGACAGAATAA